One region of Micromonospora ureilytica genomic DNA includes:
- a CDS encoding helix-turn-helix domain-containing protein — MILLRRVIGDALRARRQGQQRTLREVSTAANVSLGYLSEIERGHKEPSSELLAAICDALGARLSELLLEVSDTVALAEQMPGVLVSMQDEPADAAAKSTNRGVRQVTSDGKVAVSVRQDSPLKATLRSTRVRPTERDRDVVCAA, encoded by the coding sequence ATGATCCTGCTACGCCGGGTGATCGGTGACGCACTGCGAGCGCGCCGGCAGGGGCAGCAGCGCACGCTGCGTGAGGTCTCCACCGCCGCCAACGTCAGCCTCGGCTACCTCTCCGAGATCGAGCGGGGGCACAAGGAGCCGTCGAGCGAGCTGCTCGCCGCGATCTGTGACGCCCTCGGGGCCCGCCTGTCCGAGTTGCTGCTGGAGGTGAGCGACACCGTGGCGCTCGCCGAGCAGATGCCCGGGGTGCTCGTCTCGATGCAGGACGAGCCGGCCGACGCCGCAGCCAAGAGCACCAACCGGGGTGTCCGTCAGGTCACCTCCGACGGCAAGGTCGCCGTGTCGGTCCGTCAGGACTCGCCGCTCAAGGCCACGCTGCGCAGCACCCGGGTCCGCCCCACCGAGCGCGACCGGGACGTGGTCTGCGCCGCCTGA
- the pgsA gene encoding CDP-diacylglycerol--glycerol-3-phosphate 3-phosphatidyltransferase, giving the protein MTGATESTPGRVVAVVPVVNAANALTALRLVLVPVFGASVIVSGMTHAGWRMAACLIFAVASATDLVDGWIARRFGLVTSVGKVADPIADKALTGAALVLLSWYDQLPWWVTALILVRELGITGLRFWVIRHGVIAASRGGKVKTALQILAIAWYLWPMPASLATVGPWIMAAAVLVTVATGFDYIAQALRLRRPR; this is encoded by the coding sequence GTGACCGGGGCGACGGAGTCGACGCCGGGCCGGGTGGTGGCCGTGGTGCCCGTCGTCAACGCGGCCAACGCGCTGACCGCCCTGCGGCTGGTGCTGGTTCCGGTCTTCGGCGCCTCGGTGATCGTGTCGGGGATGACCCACGCCGGTTGGCGGATGGCGGCCTGCCTGATCTTCGCGGTGGCCTCCGCGACCGACCTGGTGGACGGCTGGATCGCCCGCCGGTTCGGGCTGGTCACCTCGGTCGGCAAGGTGGCCGACCCGATCGCCGACAAGGCGCTCACCGGCGCGGCGCTGGTGCTGCTCTCCTGGTACGACCAACTGCCCTGGTGGGTGACCGCGCTGATCCTCGTCCGCGAGCTGGGCATCACCGGGCTGCGGTTCTGGGTGATCCGGCACGGCGTGATCGCCGCCAGCCGAGGCGGCAAGGTCAAGACGGCGCTCCAGATCCTGGCCATCGCCTGGTACCTCTGGCCGATGCCGGCCTCGCTCGCCACCGTCGGCCCCTGGATCATGGCCGCCGCCGTCCTGGTCACCGTCGCCACCGGCTTCGACTACATAGCCCAAGCCCTACGCCTCCGCCGCCCCCGCTAA
- a CDS encoding PspA/IM30 family protein, producing the protein MANPFVKGWNYLMALFGAKIDEHADPKVQIQQAIEDAQRQHQALVQQAAAVIGNQRQLEMKLSRQMSEVERLQGNARQALVLSDQARAKGDEAEAVRFEQSAQTLASQLVSAEQATEDLKTLHDQALGAAAQARRAVENNSMILQQKLAERTKLLSQLEQAKMQETVARSLESMSSLTAPTNTPSLDEVRDRIERRYANAMGRAELAGNSVEGRMLEIQKATIDSAGSARLEQIRSSMAGEQLGGGAAQRPAVPQAEKTGPANDPTAAARLDELRASMARERGTGDPTAAG; encoded by the coding sequence ATGGCGAACCCGTTCGTCAAGGGTTGGAACTACCTGATGGCGCTCTTCGGTGCGAAGATCGACGAGCACGCCGATCCCAAGGTGCAGATCCAGCAGGCCATCGAGGATGCCCAGCGGCAGCACCAGGCGCTGGTTCAGCAGGCGGCCGCGGTGATCGGCAACCAGCGTCAGCTGGAGATGAAGCTGTCCCGGCAGATGTCCGAGGTCGAGCGGTTGCAGGGCAACGCCCGGCAGGCCCTGGTGCTGTCCGACCAGGCCCGGGCCAAGGGCGACGAGGCCGAGGCGGTGCGGTTCGAGCAGTCCGCGCAGACGCTGGCCAGCCAGCTCGTCTCCGCCGAGCAGGCCACCGAGGACCTGAAGACCCTGCACGACCAGGCGTTGGGTGCAGCCGCCCAGGCCCGCCGAGCGGTCGAGAACAACTCGATGATCCTCCAACAGAAGCTCGCCGAGCGCACCAAGCTGCTCAGCCAGCTGGAGCAGGCCAAGATGCAGGAGACCGTGGCCCGCTCGCTGGAGTCGATGTCGTCGCTGACCGCGCCCACCAACACCCCGTCGTTGGACGAGGTGCGCGACCGCATTGAACGGCGGTACGCCAACGCGATGGGTCGCGCCGAACTGGCCGGCAACTCCGTCGAGGGCCGTATGTTGGAAATTCAGAAGGCCACTATCGACTCGGCCGGCTCGGCCCGGTTGGAGCAGATCCGGTCCAGCATGGCGGGGGAGCAGCTCGGCGGCGGTGCTGCCCAGCGTCCGGCCGTGCCGCAGGCCGAGAAGACCGGCCCGGCCAACGACCCGACGGCCGCCGCCCGACTGGACGAGTTGCGCGCCAGCATGGCTCGCGAGCGGGGCACCGGCGACCCGACCGCCGCCGGCTGA
- a CDS encoding CinA family protein, with amino-acid sequence MTGGEVDGAEVGSAAAGVVHRLAERHETLATVESLTGGSLAASIVNIAGVSGIYRGGLVVYATELKATLAGVPADLLSERGPVDPEVAAALAEGGRQRCGADWGLATTGVAGPEPQDGKPVGLVYVAVAGPNGGEVRQLDLGGGRDHVRATAVVEALRLLAERLVAATP; translated from the coding sequence GTGACTGGTGGTGAGGTGGACGGTGCCGAGGTGGGCAGTGCGGCGGCGGGGGTCGTGCACCGGCTGGCCGAGCGACACGAGACCCTGGCCACCGTCGAATCGCTCACCGGCGGGTCACTGGCCGCTTCGATCGTGAACATCGCCGGGGTCAGCGGCATCTACCGAGGTGGCCTCGTGGTCTACGCCACCGAGTTGAAGGCGACCCTGGCTGGCGTACCCGCTGACCTGCTGTCCGAGCGGGGGCCGGTGGACCCGGAGGTGGCGGCGGCGCTCGCCGAGGGTGGCCGGCAGCGGTGCGGCGCGGACTGGGGGCTGGCCACCACCGGGGTCGCCGGCCCCGAGCCGCAGGACGGGAAGCCCGTGGGCCTGGTCTACGTCGCGGTCGCCGGACCGAACGGCGGTGAGGTCCGCCAGCTCGACCTGGGCGGCGGACGGGACCACGTCCGCGCGACGGCGGTGGTCGAGGCGCTGCGGCTGCTCGCCGAGCGACTGGTCGCCGCGACACCGTGA
- the rimO gene encoding 30S ribosomal protein S12 methylthiotransferase RimO encodes MVSATSPSPADHAEGRRVALLTLGCARNEVDSEELAARLHADGWQVTTDGEGADVVVVNTCGFVEKAKQDSIQTLLAAAGTGAKVVAAGCMAERYGRELADSLPEAQAVLSFDDYPDIAARLNAVVAGEQITAHTPRDRRELLPLTPVQRRDSTVSLPGHGTVTRTVVDTDEHTPAHLRQVLRRRLDTGPVASLKLASGCDRRCAFCAIPAFRGAFVSRTPDELLAEAEWLAKTGVRELVLVSENSTSYGKDLGDPRALEKLLPQLAAVTGIVRVRASYLQPAETRPGLVEAIATTPGVAPYFDLSFQHSSEPVLRRMRRFGSTDRFLELLASARALAPEAGARSNFIVGFPGETRADVDELVRFLTEARLDAIGMFDYSDEDGTEAAGLPGKVSAATIKRRYDRLSALADELCSQRAEDRLGSTVEVLVDSIEDGVVEGRAAHQAPEVDGSTTLVAPVEGGVDLAALRPGDLVRATVTGTEGVDLLAVPDEMISASPGAAR; translated from the coding sequence ATGGTGTCTGCCACCTCTCCTTCTCCCGCTGACCACGCCGAGGGCCGTCGCGTCGCCCTGCTGACCCTGGGCTGTGCCCGCAACGAGGTCGACTCGGAGGAGCTGGCCGCCCGCCTGCACGCCGACGGCTGGCAGGTGACCACCGACGGCGAGGGCGCCGACGTGGTGGTCGTCAACACCTGCGGTTTCGTGGAGAAGGCCAAGCAGGACTCGATCCAGACCCTGCTCGCCGCCGCCGGAACGGGCGCCAAGGTGGTCGCCGCGGGCTGCATGGCCGAGCGGTACGGCCGGGAGTTGGCCGACAGCCTCCCCGAGGCCCAGGCGGTGCTGAGCTTCGACGACTACCCCGACATCGCCGCCCGGCTGAACGCCGTCGTCGCCGGCGAGCAGATCACCGCGCACACCCCACGGGACCGGCGCGAGCTGCTGCCGCTGACCCCGGTGCAGCGCCGCGACAGCACTGTGTCGCTGCCCGGCCACGGCACCGTGACCCGCACCGTCGTCGACACCGACGAGCACACCCCGGCACACCTGCGCCAGGTGCTGCGCCGGCGGCTCGACACCGGTCCGGTGGCCTCGCTGAAGCTGGCCAGCGGCTGCGACCGCCGCTGCGCGTTCTGCGCCATCCCGGCCTTCCGGGGGGCCTTCGTCTCACGTACGCCGGACGAGCTGCTCGCCGAGGCGGAGTGGTTGGCCAAGACCGGCGTACGGGAGCTGGTGCTGGTCAGCGAGAACTCCACCTCGTACGGCAAGGACCTGGGTGACCCGCGCGCCCTGGAGAAGCTGCTGCCGCAGCTCGCCGCGGTGACCGGCATCGTCCGGGTGCGGGCGAGCTACCTGCAGCCGGCCGAGACCCGGCCCGGGCTGGTCGAGGCGATCGCCACCACCCCGGGCGTGGCACCGTACTTCGACCTGTCGTTCCAGCACTCCAGCGAGCCGGTGCTGCGCCGGATGCGGCGTTTCGGCTCCACCGACCGGTTCCTGGAGCTGCTGGCCAGCGCCCGCGCCCTGGCCCCGGAGGCCGGCGCCCGGAGCAACTTCATCGTCGGTTTCCCCGGCGAGACCCGCGCCGACGTCGACGAGCTGGTCCGGTTCCTGACCGAGGCCCGGCTCGACGCGATCGGCATGTTCGACTACAGCGACGAGGACGGCACCGAGGCCGCCGGCCTGCCCGGCAAGGTCTCCGCCGCGACGATCAAGCGGCGCTACGACCGGCTCAGCGCCCTCGCCGACGAGCTCTGCTCCCAGCGGGCCGAGGACCGGCTCGGCTCGACCGTCGAGGTGCTTGTCGACTCGATCGAGGACGGCGTGGTGGAGGGCCGGGCAGCGCACCAGGCGCCCGAGGTGGATGGCTCCACCACCCTCGTCGCCCCGGTCGAGGGTGGCGTCGATCTGGCCGCGCTGCGTCCGGGCGATCTGGTACGCGCAACGGTGACCGGCACCGAAGGGGTGGACCTGCTCGCTGTGCCGGATGAGATGATCTCGGCTTCGCCCGGCGCGGCACGGTGA